A genomic segment from Variovorax paradoxus B4 encodes:
- a CDS encoding AMP-binding protein yields the protein MPHATVHQVFAATAQRTPQAEFLFTESVTAAAYGIAAGAIRWGEAAAEVERLRTAYAQGGYGHGHRVGLLLENRPAFLFHWFALNALGVSVVPINAEMRSAELIYLIGHSEIGLAVTLPERATELRAAAARAGVAFETMGPDDAVPSAKTAAPRAHEPIGVDTECGLLYTSGTTGRPKGCILSNAYFLRAGEWYAALGGVCSIRPDAERVITPLPLNHMNAMAFSTMVVLVAGGCLVQLDRFHPKTWLASARESGATIVHYLGVMPAMLLSAPASAADRDHAIRWGFGAGVDRKNHAPFEERFGFPLVEAWAMTETGAAACIMANREPRLVGTSCFGRQEDFVEIRLVGEDGNEVGVDAPGELLVRSAGNDPKRYFFSGYLKDEEATREAWADGWFHTGDLVRRDAEGNFFFLDRKKNVIRRSGENISAVEVESVLNQHPAVKTSAVAATPDAVRGDEVLACIVMREGVDASQRAQIAASIVEHALAQLAYYKAPGYVAFVDALPLTPSQKIQRGQLREMAQSLPGQGHCIDTRAMKKRQA from the coding sequence ATGCCACACGCCACCGTCCATCAAGTCTTCGCGGCGACCGCGCAGCGCACGCCGCAGGCCGAGTTCCTGTTCACCGAATCGGTGACCGCGGCCGCCTACGGCATCGCGGCCGGTGCCATTCGCTGGGGCGAGGCTGCCGCCGAGGTCGAACGTTTGCGCACGGCCTATGCGCAAGGGGGCTACGGGCATGGCCACCGCGTCGGCCTGCTGTTGGAGAACCGGCCCGCCTTCCTCTTCCATTGGTTCGCGCTCAACGCACTGGGCGTGAGTGTGGTGCCGATCAACGCGGAGATGCGTTCAGCCGAACTGATCTACCTGATCGGCCACAGCGAAATCGGGCTGGCCGTGACGCTGCCCGAGCGTGCTACCGAGCTGCGCGCGGCTGCGGCGCGCGCTGGTGTGGCCTTCGAGACCATGGGCCCCGACGACGCGGTGCCGAGCGCGAAGACGGCCGCGCCGCGCGCCCACGAGCCCATCGGCGTCGATACCGAATGCGGCCTGCTCTACACCTCTGGCACCACCGGGCGCCCGAAGGGCTGCATCCTGAGCAACGCCTACTTCCTGCGCGCCGGCGAGTGGTATGCCGCGCTCGGCGGCGTGTGCAGCATCCGGCCCGATGCGGAACGCGTGATCACGCCGCTGCCGCTCAACCACATGAACGCGATGGCGTTCTCCACCATGGTGGTGCTGGTCGCGGGGGGATGCCTGGTGCAGCTCGACCGTTTCCATCCGAAGACCTGGCTGGCCAGCGCACGCGAAAGCGGCGCCACCATCGTGCACTACCTCGGCGTGATGCCGGCCATGCTGCTGTCCGCACCCGCATCGGCGGCCGACCGCGACCACGCCATCCGCTGGGGCTTCGGTGCCGGCGTCGACCGCAAGAACCACGCGCCTTTCGAAGAGCGCTTTGGCTTCCCATTGGTCGAGGCCTGGGCCATGACCGAGACCGGCGCAGCCGCCTGCATCATGGCCAACCGCGAGCCGCGCCTCGTGGGCACGAGCTGCTTCGGGCGGCAGGAAGACTTCGTCGAGATCCGCCTCGTGGGCGAGGACGGCAATGAAGTCGGCGTCGATGCACCGGGCGAGTTGCTGGTGCGTTCGGCCGGCAACGACCCGAAGCGCTATTTCTTCTCCGGCTACCTGAAGGACGAAGAGGCCACGCGCGAAGCCTGGGCCGATGGCTGGTTCCACACCGGCGACCTGGTGCGCCGCGACGCCGAAGGCAATTTCTTCTTCCTCGATCGCAAGAAGAACGTGATCCGCCGCAGCGGCGAGAACATCTCGGCCGTCGAAGTGGAGAGCGTGCTCAACCAGCACCCGGCCGTGAAAACCTCCGCCGTGGCCGCCACGCCCGATGCGGTGCGCGGCGACGAGGTGCTGGCCTGCATCGTGATGCGCGAGGGCGTCGATGCCTCGCAGCGTGCGCAGATCGCCGCCAGCATCGTTGAACATGCGCTGGCCCAGCTGGCGTACTACAAGGCACCCGGCTACGTGGCCTTTGTCGACGCGCTGCCACTCACGCCTTCGCAGAAGATCCAGCGTGGCCAATTGCGCGAGATGGCGCAGTCGCTGCCGGGGCAAGGCCATTGCATCGACACCCGCGCGATGAAGAAGAGGCAGGCATGA
- a CDS encoding thiolase family protein, whose product MTKRRLSYEGVAVAVPVTVPYVRYSTRTAHWFIGQAIEALVESSGVAKEQIDGLCLSSFSLAPDTAVGVTQHLGLSPRWLDHVPTGGASGVMCLRRAARAVQAGDADIVACVGADTNHVDSFRQTLGSFSNFARDASYPYGSGGPNSIFAFITANYMRTYGAKREDFGRICVDQRTNALGNPNAMFKKGLTLDEYMAARPISDPIHLFDCVMPCAGADAFLVMSEERARDLGLAHVVIRGAIERHNAYADDPVMVQGGWRMDRDDLYAQAGVQPAALDFVQTYDDYPVIVMMQFEDLGFCEKGEGPAFVQSHTTTFDGSFPNNTSGGQLSAGQAGAAGGFLGMVEAIRQLTGQAGQRAVPDAQLGLVAGFGMVTYDRCLCTGAVILGRPA is encoded by the coding sequence ATGACGAAGCGACGACTCTCCTACGAAGGCGTCGCGGTGGCCGTGCCGGTCACCGTGCCCTACGTGCGCTACTCCACGCGCACTGCGCACTGGTTCATCGGGCAGGCCATCGAGGCGCTGGTCGAATCCAGCGGCGTTGCCAAGGAGCAGATCGACGGCCTGTGCCTCAGCAGCTTCTCGCTCGCGCCCGACACGGCCGTGGGCGTCACGCAGCACCTGGGCCTCTCGCCGCGCTGGCTCGACCATGTGCCGACCGGCGGCGCCTCGGGCGTGATGTGCCTGCGCCGCGCGGCGCGCGCCGTGCAGGCGGGCGATGCCGACATCGTGGCCTGCGTGGGTGCCGACACCAATCACGTCGACTCCTTCCGCCAGACGCTCGGCAGCTTCAGCAATTTCGCGCGCGACGCCAGCTACCCCTATGGCTCGGGCGGGCCGAATTCGATCTTCGCGTTCATCACCGCCAACTACATGCGCACCTACGGCGCGAAGCGCGAAGACTTCGGCCGTATCTGCGTGGACCAGCGCACCAACGCGCTCGGCAACCCGAACGCGATGTTCAAGAAGGGCCTGACGCTCGACGAGTACATGGCCGCGCGGCCGATCTCCGACCCGATCCACCTGTTCGACTGCGTGATGCCTTGCGCCGGCGCCGACGCCTTCCTCGTGATGAGCGAGGAGCGCGCGCGTGACCTGGGCCTGGCGCACGTGGTGATCCGCGGCGCCATCGAGCGCCACAACGCCTATGCCGATGATCCGGTGATGGTGCAGGGCGGCTGGCGCATGGACCGCGACGATCTCTACGCGCAGGCCGGCGTGCAGCCCGCCGCGCTCGACTTCGTGCAGACCTATGACGACTACCCGGTGATCGTGATGATGCAGTTCGAAGACCTGGGCTTCTGCGAGAAGGGTGAGGGCCCCGCGTTCGTGCAGTCGCACACGACGACCTTCGACGGCAGCTTCCCGAACAACACGAGCGGCGGGCAGCTCTCGGCGGGGCAGGCCGGCGCGGCAGGCGGCTTCCTCGGCATGGTCGAGGCGATTCGCCAGCTGACCGGCCAGGCCGGGCAACGCGCCGTGCCCGATGCGCAGCTTGGCCTCGTCGCGGGCTTCGGCATGGTCACTTACGACCGTTGCCTGTGTACAGGCGCCGTCATTTTGGGGAGACCGGCATGA
- a CDS encoding SDR family NAD(P)-dependent oxidoreductase yields the protein MTMPLMRPPRKNPVLRTRQMNLPPGARGRVALGLTAAAAEGRFELQTCDNCGTVQYPPREVCHKCLSAALRWREQSGEGELLGSTTLHHSNDLFFRERLPWRLGLVHLDAGPTLMVHLHGEVGDAPERVRVGARLDRAGQAVLIGFPNEGSAHMADDNMLREMTSDPKFRKALVTDGKTETGQAIVRALVKAGADIVWVGHAEPWKKMGDGLDDISALPQVTLVPLDLTNGRQVTELAGSIGGKVDIVINNAEVHRTFGIGARRGTDVAKAEMDINYFGLLRLAQEFGPALKGRSADGATGATAWVNLLSIYALSNFPPHGTFSASKAAAHSLAQCLRAEMRPAGIRVINVFPGPIDDEWNQHTPPPKLAPTALANAIVKALRDGVEDVYPGDVAQEWLERWRDNPKVLERELAAGG from the coding sequence ATGACCATGCCCCTGATGCGTCCCCCGCGCAAGAACCCGGTGCTGCGCACCCGGCAGATGAACCTGCCGCCCGGCGCGCGCGGCCGCGTGGCGCTCGGCCTCACCGCGGCCGCCGCCGAAGGCCGCTTCGAACTGCAGACTTGCGACAACTGCGGCACGGTGCAGTACCCGCCGCGTGAGGTCTGCCACAAGTGCCTCTCGGCCGCACTGCGCTGGCGCGAGCAGAGCGGCGAGGGCGAGCTGCTCGGCAGCACCACGCTGCACCACAGCAACGACCTGTTCTTCCGCGAGCGGCTGCCGTGGCGGCTGGGCCTGGTGCACCTGGATGCCGGCCCGACGCTCATGGTCCACCTGCACGGCGAGGTCGGCGATGCGCCCGAGCGTGTGCGCGTGGGCGCCCGGCTCGACCGCGCGGGTCAGGCCGTTCTCATTGGTTTTCCGAATGAAGGGAGTGCCCACATGGCCGACGACAACATGCTGCGTGAAATGACCAGCGACCCAAAGTTCCGCAAGGCGCTGGTGACCGACGGCAAGACCGAGACCGGCCAGGCCATCGTGCGCGCGCTGGTGAAGGCCGGCGCCGACATCGTCTGGGTTGGCCATGCCGAGCCCTGGAAGAAGATGGGCGACGGGCTCGACGACATCTCGGCGCTGCCGCAGGTCACGCTGGTGCCGCTCGATCTGACCAACGGCCGCCAGGTGACGGAGCTTGCGGGCTCCATCGGCGGCAAGGTCGACATCGTGATCAACAACGCCGAGGTGCACCGCACCTTCGGCATCGGCGCGCGCCGCGGCACCGACGTGGCCAAGGCCGAGATGGACATCAACTACTTCGGCCTGCTGCGCCTCGCGCAGGAGTTCGGCCCCGCGCTCAAGGGCCGCTCGGCCGACGGCGCGACGGGCGCCACGGCCTGGGTCAACCTGCTGTCGATCTATGCGCTCAGCAACTTTCCGCCGCACGGCACCTTCAGTGCCTCGAAGGCGGCGGCGCATTCGCTCGCGCAGTGCCTGCGCGCCGAAATGCGGCCGGCCGGCATCCGCGTGATCAACGTGTTCCCGGGACCCATCGACGACGAATGGAACCAGCACACGCCGCCGCCCAAGCTCGCACCCACGGCGCTGGCCAATGCCATCGTGAAGGCACTGCGCGATGGCGTGGAAGACGTCTACCCGGGCGACGTGGCGCAGGAGTGGCTGGAGCGCTGGCGCGACAACCCGAAGGTGCTCGAGCGCGAACTCGCGGCGGGCGGCTGA
- a CDS encoding cyclase family protein: MTTTTELMSAAEILGGLVTAMASGRIRVIDLTQTLTPEFPQIALPPEMGQCWPFRIEEVSKYDERGPGWYWNNFSCGEHTGTHFDAPIHWISGRDLPNNSVDTIPVQHFVAPACVIDCSADVQSNDDYLLSVADIERYEAAHGRIPKGAWVLMRTDWSKRSDPEAYQNFDETGQHTPGPSTEAVRFLVEQRDVLGFGSEAIGTDAGQGYHLRPPYPCHYYMHGAGRYGLQCLSNLDLLPPSGAVLICPPLKIEKGSGSPLRVLALVGASA, from the coding sequence ATGACCACGACAACCGAACTGATGTCCGCCGCCGAAATCCTCGGCGGCCTCGTGACCGCCATGGCCAGCGGCCGCATCCGCGTGATCGACCTCACGCAGACACTCACGCCCGAGTTCCCGCAGATCGCGCTGCCGCCCGAGATGGGCCAGTGCTGGCCCTTTCGTATCGAGGAAGTGTCGAAGTACGACGAGCGCGGACCGGGCTGGTACTGGAACAATTTTTCCTGCGGCGAGCACACCGGCACGCACTTCGATGCGCCGATCCACTGGATCTCCGGCCGCGACCTGCCGAACAACTCGGTCGACACCATTCCCGTGCAGCACTTCGTGGCGCCGGCCTGCGTGATCGACTGCTCGGCCGACGTGCAGTCCAACGACGACTACCTGCTGAGCGTGGCCGACATCGAGCGCTACGAAGCCGCGCACGGCCGCATCCCGAAGGGCGCCTGGGTGCTGATGCGCACCGACTGGTCCAAGCGCAGCGACCCCGAGGCTTATCAGAACTTCGACGAGACGGGCCAGCACACGCCCGGCCCGAGCACCGAGGCCGTGCGCTTCCTGGTGGAGCAGCGCGACGTGCTGGGCTTCGGCTCGGAAGCCATCGGCACCGACGCCGGGCAGGGCTACCACCTGCGGCCGCCGTACCCGTGCCACTACTACATGCACGGCGCGGGGCGCTATGGGCTGCAGTGCCTGAGCAACCTCGACCTGCTGCCGCCATCGGGCGCGGTGCTGATCTGCCCGCCGCTGAAGATCGAGAAGGGCAGCGGCAGCCCGCTGCGTGTGCTGGCCTTGGTAGGAGCCTCGGCATGA
- a CDS encoding SDR family NAD(P)-dependent oxidoreductase produces MSTAPRVAAVTGGSAGIGKTICEDLLAQGYEVVSLARRRAEIDHPKLHSIEVDLSDRAATGEAVRELVERFSPTSIVHNAGVIRAALLPEVKLDDLDALVDLHLGCAIQLVQGALPVMRAQRFGRIVLLSSRAALGLATRTSYSATKAGMLGMARTWALELAADGITVNVVAPGPIRTDMFYDVVEAGSEKERALAASVPVKRLGESADVARAVRFFADPDSSFITGQVLYVCGGTSVGSLAL; encoded by the coding sequence ATGAGCACGGCGCCCAGGGTCGCGGCCGTCACCGGCGGCAGCGCCGGCATCGGCAAGACGATCTGCGAAGACCTGCTCGCGCAGGGCTACGAAGTGGTCTCGCTCGCGCGCCGCAGGGCCGAGATCGACCATCCGAAGCTGCACAGCATCGAGGTCGACCTGAGCGACCGCGCGGCCACGGGCGAGGCGGTGCGCGAACTGGTCGAGCGCTTTTCTCCGACCAGCATCGTCCACAACGCTGGCGTGATTCGCGCGGCCTTGCTGCCCGAAGTGAAGCTCGACGATCTCGATGCGCTGGTCGACCTGCACCTGGGCTGCGCGATCCAGCTGGTGCAGGGCGCGCTGCCCGTCATGCGTGCGCAACGCTTCGGCCGCATCGTGCTGCTGTCGTCGCGCGCCGCTCTGGGCCTGGCCACGCGCACCAGCTATTCCGCCACCAAGGCCGGCATGCTGGGCATGGCCCGCACCTGGGCGCTCGAACTCGCCGCGGACGGCATCACGGTCAACGTGGTGGCACCGGGCCCGATCCGCACCGACATGTTCTACGACGTGGTCGAGGCCGGCAGCGAGAAGGAACGCGCACTCGCCGCCTCCGTGCCCGTCAAGCGGCTCGGCGAATCGGCCGATGTGGCACGCGCCGTGCGTTTCTTCGCCGACCCCGACAGCAGCTTCATCACCGGGCAGGTGCTCTACGTCTGCGGCGGCACCAGCGTCGGCAGCCTCGCCCTCTGA
- a CDS encoding ABC transporter substrate-binding protein — protein sequence MKVLNRFRALAGLAVGLGALSAAGAWAADLKVGFITSLSGPVSSLGIPYEKGMKAAIAYKADVGGRKIQLVQLDDASDPSTAARNARKMIDEDKVDVIIGTAGSPGALAIAGVARETKTPLISIANANLPGEEGAWMVTLPQPAPLMVSAVVERMKKSGVKTVGYIGFSDAWGDLVYDALQKSAEPAGIKIVSNERYARADSSVTGQVLKIVALRPDAVITGTSGTPGALPYLALAERGYKGQIYGMHALINPDFVRVGGASVEGLLAPTGPVIVAEQLPSENPIRKVSMDFRAAYQKANGAPPTDAFSAYTFDAWLLYLDAAQRALATKAEPGTPQFRLALRDAIVSTKELVGTHSVYNFKPTDRYGSDERSRVVVKLEKGQWKLVP from the coding sequence ATGAAAGTCCTGAATCGATTCCGTGCCCTCGCGGGCCTGGCTGTGGGCCTCGGCGCCCTGAGCGCCGCGGGCGCGTGGGCGGCCGACCTCAAGGTCGGCTTCATCACGTCGCTGTCGGGGCCGGTGTCGTCGCTCGGCATTCCCTATGAGAAGGGCATGAAGGCCGCCATCGCCTACAAGGCCGACGTCGGCGGCCGCAAGATCCAGCTGGTGCAGCTCGACGATGCGTCCGATCCGTCCACGGCCGCGCGCAATGCCCGCAAGATGATCGACGAGGACAAGGTCGACGTCATCATCGGCACCGCGGGCTCGCCCGGTGCGCTGGCCATTGCCGGCGTTGCGCGCGAGACCAAGACGCCGCTCATCTCCATCGCCAACGCCAACCTGCCGGGCGAGGAGGGCGCGTGGATGGTGACGCTGCCGCAGCCCGCACCGTTGATGGTGAGCGCGGTGGTCGAGCGCATGAAGAAGTCGGGCGTGAAGACGGTCGGCTACATCGGTTTTTCCGACGCCTGGGGCGACCTGGTGTACGACGCGCTGCAGAAGAGCGCGGAGCCGGCCGGCATCAAGATCGTGTCGAACGAGCGCTATGCGCGCGCCGATTCGTCGGTGACCGGACAGGTGCTCAAGATCGTGGCGTTGCGTCCTGACGCGGTGATCACCGGCACTTCGGGAACGCCTGGCGCGTTGCCCTACCTGGCACTCGCAGAGCGCGGCTACAAGGGCCAGATCTACGGCATGCATGCGCTGATCAACCCGGACTTCGTGCGTGTGGGCGGTGCATCGGTCGAAGGACTGCTGGCGCCCACCGGCCCGGTGATCGTGGCCGAGCAGCTGCCGAGCGAGAACCCGATCCGCAAGGTGTCGATGGACTTCCGCGCGGCCTACCAGAAGGCCAACGGCGCACCGCCGACCGATGCCTTCTCGGCCTACACCTTCGATGCCTGGCTGCTGTACCTCGACGCGGCGCAGCGTGCGCTCGCCACCAAGGCCGAGCCTGGCACGCCGCAGTTTCGCCTCGCGCTGCGCGACGCCATCGTGAGTACCAAGGAGCTGGTTGGAACGCACTCGGTCTACAACTTCAAGCCGACCGACCGCTATGGCTCGGATGAACGTTCGCGTGTTGTCGTGAAGCTGGAAAAGGGACAGTGGAAGCTGGTTCCATGA
- a CDS encoding ABC transporter substrate-binding protein yields MKQNLIRIMGFTAAAFAAAQAMAADLKIGFISSLSGPVAALGVPYEKGIRAAIAEHPEIGGRKVQLIVLDDASDPTTAGRNARKLVVEDKVDVLIGTSGVPGAMAIASVARELNTPLISPTPVTIPGPEGAWTVTVSQPFPLMVAGVVERMQKSGVKTVAFIGFSDALGDLAYDSLVKSADKAGIKVVANERYARSDSSVAGQVLKIVAQRPDAVFAGNSGTPGALPYIALAERGYKGKLYGTHGLINADFVRVGGASIEGLQVPSGPVLVADQLPDTSPIKKVSMGFRSAYQKVNGAVPTDAFSSYTYDAYLLLADAASRTKGEPGTPQYRTALRDAIVATRELVGTHGIYTFKPDDRYGSDQRGVVIVQMNKGQWKLVP; encoded by the coding sequence ATGAAACAGAACCTGATCCGGATCATGGGATTCACTGCAGCAGCGTTCGCGGCCGCGCAAGCCATGGCGGCCGACCTGAAGATCGGCTTCATCAGCTCGCTCTCGGGCCCGGTCGCTGCACTGGGCGTGCCGTACGAGAAGGGCATTCGCGCCGCCATTGCCGAGCATCCCGAAATCGGCGGCCGCAAGGTCCAGCTGATCGTGCTCGACGACGCCTCCGATCCCACCACCGCCGGGCGCAATGCGCGCAAGCTCGTGGTGGAAGACAAGGTCGACGTGCTGATCGGCACCTCGGGCGTGCCGGGCGCGATGGCCATTGCGTCCGTGGCGCGCGAACTCAACACGCCGCTGATCTCGCCCACGCCCGTCACCATCCCCGGCCCCGAAGGCGCATGGACCGTGACCGTGTCGCAGCCATTCCCGCTCATGGTCGCGGGCGTGGTCGAGCGCATGCAGAAGTCGGGCGTGAAGACGGTGGCCTTCATCGGCTTTTCCGATGCGCTGGGCGACCTGGCCTACGACTCGCTCGTGAAGAGCGCCGACAAGGCCGGCATCAAGGTGGTGGCGAACGAGCGCTATGCGCGCAGCGACTCGTCGGTGGCTGGGCAGGTGCTCAAGATCGTGGCGCAGCGGCCCGATGCGGTGTTCGCAGGCAACTCGGGCACGCCGGGTGCACTGCCCTACATCGCGCTCGCCGAGCGCGGCTACAAGGGCAAGCTCTACGGCACGCATGGCCTCATCAATGCCGATTTCGTGCGCGTCGGCGGTGCCTCCATCGAGGGCCTGCAGGTGCCCAGCGGTCCCGTGCTGGTGGCCGACCAGCTGCCCGACACCAGCCCGATCAAGAAGGTGTCGATGGGCTTTCGGAGCGCCTACCAGAAGGTGAACGGCGCGGTGCCCACCGATGCCTTCTCCTCGTACACCTACGACGCCTACCTGCTGCTCGCCGATGCCGCCTCGCGCACGAAGGGCGAGCCGGGCACGCCGCAGTACCGCACCGCGCTGCGCGATGCCATCGTGGCTACCCGCGAGCTGGTGGGCACGCACGGCATCTACACCTTCAAGCCCGACGACCGCTACGGTTCCGACCAGCGCGGCGTGGTGATCGTGCAGATGAACAAGGGCCAGTGGAAGCTCGTGCCCTGA
- a CDS encoding aromatic ring-hydroxylating dioxygenase subunit alpha, whose translation MTSYRHHPDRIAALVQDDRVHRDLYLSEEIFALEQEHLFANTWVYLGHASQVPEPGDFVAQEIAGRPLLMVRQPDGAVHVLYNRCAHKGTQLVTDECGNTGRFFRCPYHAWTYKLDGAPLGVPLKNGYEGTQLKACESGQGLSVVRHVKVYRDFVFVRLAGTGPSFEDYFGEVLGAIDNMVDRSPEDKLTVGGGVLRNIVHCNWKMYLENINDTVHPMSTHESATKAAEALWEGHAPSDPKPMAMEQILPFGSGYEFFDKMGGRVFANGHSVLGVNFSIHSNYAQLPEYEAAMRAAHGEERATEILQRSPQNSVFYPSLSVKGSPQAIRVIRPLAANRTLVEAWSFRAAGAPALLFERALSYNRLVFSPMSVVAHDDVHLFESIQQGLRAGGNEWVSLHRNFDVAELGQSTLTTNGTNELLMRNQFRAWAKSMLAGMEAAA comes from the coding sequence ATGACCAGCTACCGCCATCATCCCGACCGCATCGCCGCGCTCGTGCAGGACGACCGGGTGCACCGCGACCTGTACTTGAGCGAGGAGATCTTCGCGCTCGAGCAGGAGCACCTGTTCGCAAACACCTGGGTCTATCTCGGCCACGCGAGCCAGGTGCCGGAGCCGGGCGACTTCGTGGCGCAGGAGATCGCGGGCCGGCCGCTCCTGATGGTGCGCCAGCCCGACGGCGCGGTGCACGTGCTCTACAACCGCTGCGCCCACAAGGGTACGCAGCTGGTGACCGACGAGTGCGGCAACACCGGCCGCTTCTTTCGTTGCCCGTATCACGCCTGGACCTACAAGCTCGACGGTGCGCCGCTCGGCGTGCCGCTGAAGAACGGCTACGAAGGCACGCAGCTCAAGGCCTGCGAGTCGGGCCAGGGGCTTTCAGTGGTGAGGCACGTGAAGGTCTACCGCGACTTCGTCTTCGTGCGGCTCGCAGGCACCGGCCCCTCGTTCGAGGACTATTTCGGCGAGGTGCTCGGCGCCATCGACAACATGGTCGACCGCTCGCCCGAGGACAAGCTCACCGTGGGCGGCGGCGTGCTGCGCAACATCGTCCACTGCAACTGGAAGATGTACCTCGAGAACATCAACGACACGGTGCATCCGATGTCGACGCATGAGTCGGCCACCAAGGCGGCCGAGGCGCTGTGGGAAGGCCATGCGCCTTCTGACCCCAAGCCGATGGCGATGGAGCAGATCCTGCCTTTCGGATCGGGCTACGAATTCTTCGACAAGATGGGCGGGCGTGTTTTCGCCAATGGCCACAGCGTGCTGGGCGTGAACTTCAGCATCCATTCCAACTACGCGCAGTTGCCCGAATACGAGGCCGCGATGCGCGCCGCGCACGGCGAAGAGCGTGCGACCGAGATCCTGCAGCGCTCGCCGCAGAACTCGGTCTTCTATCCGAGCCTGTCGGTCAAGGGCTCGCCGCAGGCCATCCGCGTGATCCGGCCACTGGCCGCCAACCGCACGCTCGTCGAGGCCTGGAGCTTCCGCGCGGCCGGTGCGCCGGCGCTGCTGTTCGAGCGCGCCCTGAGCTACAACCGGCTCGTGTTCTCGCCGATGTCGGTGGTCGCGCACGACGACGTGCATTTGTTCGAGAGCATCCAGCAGGGGCTGCGCGCCGGCGGCAACGAGTGGGTGAGCCTGCACCGCAATTTCGATGTTGCCGAACTCGGGCAATCGACCCTCACCACCAACGGCACGAATGAACTGCTCATGCGCAACCAGTTCCGCGCCTGGGCGAAGTCGATGTTGGCGGGCATGGAGGCCGCGGCATGA
- a CDS encoding aromatic-ring-hydroxylating dioxygenase subunit beta, protein MSSDPRDFAAHEAALLDERRFDDWLALFTEDGHYWVPLLGAAQADPFSHNSLAYEDRLLLQLRVDRLKSPRAHSQHPPSHSQHVLQPSRIEEETNDAVHLRTPFLYIEARGESQILLTGTARHHLVRTPTGWAIRQKRIDLLNAARALPAIQLFI, encoded by the coding sequence ATGAGCAGCGACCCGCGCGATTTCGCCGCCCATGAGGCCGCCTTGCTCGACGAGCGGCGCTTCGACGACTGGCTGGCACTCTTCACCGAAGACGGCCACTACTGGGTGCCGCTTCTGGGCGCCGCGCAGGCCGACCCGTTCTCGCACAACTCGCTGGCCTATGAAGACCGGTTGCTGCTGCAGCTGCGTGTCGATCGCCTGAAGAGCCCGCGTGCGCATTCGCAGCACCCTCCGAGCCACAGCCAGCATGTGCTGCAGCCTTCGCGCATCGAGGAAGAGACGAACGATGCGGTGCACCTGCGCACGCCGTTCCTCTACATCGAGGCGCGCGGCGAATCGCAGATCCTGCTGACCGGCACCGCCCGCCACCACCTCGTGCGCACGCCCACGGGCTGGGCCATCCGCCAGAAGCGCATCGACCTGCTCAACGCCGCACGCGCGCTGCCTGCGATCCAGTTGTTCATCTGA